In Streptomyces sclerotialus, one genomic interval encodes:
- a CDS encoding immune inhibitor A domain-containing protein, translated as MRSQRLLFRSAALATATAAIGAAVLASGAAQADGRTTAASAPNDPAPAERTVDHDLKGPFSDRQEAQREEALRQVISGDAKATERGGSKVVKLGKEKYVELAREKTDKIFTILVEFGDKVDDTTMYDPDGDGPKPPVKKYGGDAGPAHNQIAEPDRATDNSTDWQPDFNQQHYQDLYFSHDKKKESLAKYYEKQSSGRYSVEGEVSDWVKVDWNEARYGSNYCGQTNCSNAWDLIRDGVNRWAADQKAKGRTDAQIKAGLAQYDQWDRYDFDGDGNFNEPDGYIDHFQIVHAGEDESAGGGVQGTDAIWAHRWYAYGTDAGRTGPGENKAGGAQIGSTGIWVGDYTMQPENGGLGVFAHEYGHDLGLPDEYDTGGTGESSVDFWSLMSSGSWLGEGKDSIGDLPGDMSAWDKLQLGWLNYDTARAATESWHKLGVAEYNTKHKQALVVELPKKAVTTSVVKPAEGSKQWWSGMGDDLKNTLTRSVDLTGAAKASLNLKGWWDIEAEYDYLYAEVSTDGGANWTPLDGTANGRAIPRDAGDKPALTGTVEAYQDLVYPLDAYAGKKVDLRFRYQTDGGVAQKGFAADGLSIVADGKPLFTDGAEGDDAGWTAKGFSRIGESFTKDYAQYYLVENRQYVSYDKTLKTGPYNFGWPSTRPNWVEHFPFQNGVLVWLWDTSQPDNNVGEHPGTGQILPVDAHPKATKWADGKLMRNRFQTFDSTFTRARTDAITLHKDGKAVRIPSQKGVTVFDDRYGTYYDKANPTGGVIVPDTNTRIEVSKETKDGSTVIIEVGRAAKK; from the coding sequence GTGAGATCCCAGAGATTGCTGTTCAGATCGGCCGCCCTGGCCACGGCAACCGCCGCGATCGGGGCGGCCGTTCTTGCGTCCGGGGCCGCGCAGGCCGACGGCCGTACCACGGCCGCGAGCGCGCCGAACGACCCGGCACCCGCCGAGCGGACGGTGGACCACGACCTCAAGGGCCCGTTCAGCGACCGCCAGGAGGCCCAGCGCGAAGAGGCGCTCCGCCAGGTCATATCCGGCGACGCCAAGGCGACGGAGCGCGGCGGCTCGAAGGTCGTGAAGCTGGGCAAGGAGAAGTACGTCGAGCTGGCCCGGGAGAAGACCGACAAGATCTTCACGATCCTGGTGGAGTTCGGCGACAAGGTCGACGACACCACCATGTACGACCCGGACGGCGACGGCCCCAAGCCGCCGGTGAAGAAGTACGGCGGCGACGCCGGTCCCGCGCACAACCAGATAGCCGAGCCGGACCGTGCGACGGACAACAGCACGGACTGGCAGCCCGACTTCAACCAGCAGCACTACCAGGACCTCTACTTCTCGCACGACAAGAAGAAGGAGTCCCTGGCGAAGTACTACGAGAAGCAGTCCTCGGGCCGCTACTCGGTCGAGGGAGAGGTCTCCGACTGGGTCAAGGTCGACTGGAACGAGGCCCGTTACGGCTCCAACTACTGCGGCCAGACCAACTGCTCCAACGCCTGGGACCTGATCCGGGACGGCGTGAACCGCTGGGCCGCTGACCAGAAGGCCAAGGGCCGTACCGACGCGCAGATCAAGGCGGGCCTCGCCCAGTACGACCAGTGGGACCGCTACGACTTCGACGGCGACGGCAACTTCAACGAGCCGGACGGCTACATCGACCACTTCCAGATCGTGCACGCCGGTGAGGACGAGTCCGCCGGCGGCGGCGTGCAGGGCACCGACGCGATCTGGGCGCACCGCTGGTACGCGTACGGCACCGACGCGGGCCGCACCGGCCCCGGCGAGAACAAGGCCGGCGGCGCGCAGATCGGCTCCACCGGCATCTGGGTCGGCGACTACACGATGCAGCCGGAGAACGGCGGCCTCGGCGTCTTCGCCCACGAGTACGGCCACGACCTGGGCCTGCCGGACGAGTACGACACCGGCGGCACCGGCGAGTCCTCCGTCGACTTCTGGTCGCTGATGTCCTCCGGCTCCTGGCTCGGCGAGGGCAAGGACTCCATCGGCGACCTGCCCGGCGACATGAGCGCCTGGGACAAGCTCCAGCTGGGCTGGCTCAACTACGACACCGCGCGCGCCGCGACGGAGTCCTGGCACAAGCTGGGCGTCGCCGAGTACAACACCAAGCACAAGCAGGCGCTCGTCGTCGAGCTGCCGAAGAAGGCCGTCACCACCTCGGTCGTGAAGCCCGCCGAAGGCTCCAAGCAGTGGTGGAGCGGCATGGGCGACGACCTGAAGAACACCCTCACCCGGTCCGTCGACCTCACCGGAGCGGCCAAGGCGTCCCTGAACCTCAAGGGCTGGTGGGACATCGAGGCGGAGTACGACTACCTGTACGCCGAGGTCTCCACGGACGGCGGCGCCAACTGGACCCCGCTGGACGGCACCGCGAACGGCCGGGCCATCCCGCGCGACGCCGGTGACAAGCCCGCGCTGACCGGCACGGTCGAGGCGTACCAGGACCTCGTCTACCCGCTGGACGCGTACGCGGGCAAGAAGGTCGACCTGCGGTTCCGCTACCAGACCGACGGCGGCGTGGCCCAGAAGGGCTTCGCGGCCGACGGCCTGAGCATCGTGGCCGACGGCAAGCCGCTCTTCACCGACGGCGCCGAGGGCGACGACGCGGGCTGGACCGCCAAGGGCTTCTCGCGCATCGGCGAGTCCTTCACCAAGGACTACGCGCAGTACTACCTCGTCGAGAACCGCCAGTACGTGTCGTACGACAAGACCCTGAAGACCGGCCCGTACAACTTCGGCTGGCCCTCCACCCGGCCGAACTGGGTCGAGCACTTCCCGTTCCAGAACGGCGTGCTGGTCTGGCTCTGGGACACCTCGCAGCCGGACAACAACGTCGGCGAGCACCCGGGTACCGGTCAGATCCTCCCCGTCGACGCGCACCCGAAGGCCACGAAGTGGGCGGACGGCAAGCTCATGCGGAACCGCTTCCAGACCTTCGACTCGACCTTCACCCGGGCCCGTACCGACGCGATCACCCTGCACAAGGACGGCAAGGCGGTGCGCATCCCGTCGCAGAAGGGCGTGACCGTCTTCGACGACCGGTACGGCACCTACTACGACAAGGCGAACCCGACCGGTGGCGTGATCGTTCCTGACACCAACACCCGGATCGAGGTCTCCAAGGAGACCAAGGACGGCTCCACGGTGATCATCGAGGTCGGCCGCGCGGCGAAGAAGTAA
- a CDS encoding RDD family protein translates to MSTDQPRPGSGEPPEDDPFLKKPQRPREPGGDPYGGAPQGPYGGGPYGGGPPPGGGPYGGPPGGGPYGGPPGGGPYGGGDPYGAPDPLAGMPPLAGRGRRLVARIIDGILIGVPVGLIMWFIVGGVDYTAANESGKQSVVSGVTMLAYLIYEGVMLTSRGQTVGKMAMKIRVAMLENGSIPTAQAGWVRAAVYTLPEVIPCCGTIFWLLNVLWCTWDKPYQQCLHDKAARTVVVSTA, encoded by the coding sequence ATGAGTACCGACCAGCCGAGGCCCGGATCCGGTGAACCGCCGGAAGACGACCCGTTCCTCAAGAAGCCGCAGCGCCCGCGGGAGCCAGGCGGCGACCCGTACGGCGGCGCGCCCCAGGGCCCCTACGGAGGCGGCCCTTACGGCGGGGGCCCGCCGCCCGGCGGAGGCCCGTACGGTGGCCCGCCCGGCGGTGGGCCCTACGGCGGCCCGCCCGGCGGTGGCCCGTACGGCGGCGGTGATCCCTACGGTGCTCCCGATCCGCTCGCCGGGATGCCGCCGCTCGCGGGCCGCGGCCGGCGGCTGGTCGCGCGGATCATCGACGGCATCCTCATCGGCGTGCCGGTCGGTCTGATCATGTGGTTCATCGTGGGCGGTGTGGACTACACCGCGGCGAACGAGAGCGGCAAGCAGAGCGTGGTCTCGGGCGTCACGATGCTGGCCTATCTGATCTACGAGGGCGTCATGCTCACCAGCCGCGGCCAGACCGTCGGCAAGATGGCCATGAAGATCAGGGTGGCGATGCTGGAGAACGGGTCGATCCCCACGGCCCAGGCGGGCTGGGTGCGTGCCGCCGTCTACACCCTGCCCGAGGTCATCCCCTGCTGCGGCACGATCTTCTGGCTGCTCAACGTCCTGTGGTGCACCTGGGACAAGCCGTACCAGCAGTGCCTGCACGACAAGGCGGCCCGCACGGTGGTGGTCTCCACCGCCTGA
- a CDS encoding RDD family protein, whose protein sequence is MSAPSSGSAGGSPTPGYYPDPSIPGYIRYWNGAAWVPGTSRPAPADGEPMPAPPPGAAAPPPAAPAADQPSTAEETGPVFFDEEEDSGQVDGQAPEADALAVRERGEVDAASAADWDDPRRLHGNSPESAASWQADTAHQAGFGGEQDRRVSWGAVPPQREGAPAGAQPWGDAAPEGAAGAAQEGSGAAAAPAARSGERTDGGRTGGERPAEGAAQAPAGVRSEGTMAIRAVGPGAPVADGTMAIRLDRPGQDPSAPPAASPAPQPPVQQTPAQQSPAAQAQPSASGYGYPQQGAPSLPGQGGYGYPQPSPSAPQQAGPAAPQQGGYGYPQPGPAAPQQSGYGYPQPGPSAPQQSGPQAAQQGGAPEGVIPWKPPADNPFLQAAQAQGRPASLGRRVAARLIDTLVLCALLAGVAVPLWSAAADHIDAKVEAAKQSGVQTTVYLLDGTTGGYLAIVVAVLLVVGLLVEALPTAKWGHTLGKKLCGVRVLDIEGHDIPETGAAVKRWLVYGVLGVLAVGVVNALWCLFDRPWRQCWHDKAARTFVAEG, encoded by the coding sequence ATGAGCGCGCCTTCGTCAGGATCCGCCGGCGGCAGCCCCACGCCTGGCTACTACCCGGATCCGTCCATCCCCGGCTACATCCGGTACTGGAACGGCGCCGCCTGGGTGCCCGGTACCAGCCGCCCGGCGCCCGCCGACGGCGAGCCGATGCCGGCCCCGCCGCCGGGTGCCGCCGCCCCGCCCCCGGCGGCGCCCGCTGCCGATCAGCCGTCCACCGCCGAGGAGACCGGCCCGGTCTTCTTCGACGAGGAGGAGGACTCCGGACAGGTCGACGGGCAGGCCCCCGAGGCGGACGCGCTCGCGGTGCGTGAGCGCGGCGAGGTGGACGCGGCGTCCGCCGCCGACTGGGACGACCCGCGCCGGCTGCACGGCAACAGCCCCGAGTCGGCCGCCTCGTGGCAGGCCGACACCGCCCACCAGGCCGGCTTCGGCGGCGAGCAGGACCGCCGGGTGTCCTGGGGCGCGGTCCCGCCGCAGCGTGAGGGCGCGCCCGCCGGGGCCCAGCCGTGGGGCGACGCCGCACCGGAGGGTGCGGCGGGCGCCGCGCAGGAAGGTTCCGGTGCCGCCGCCGCGCCCGCAGCGCGGAGCGGCGAGCGTACGGACGGCGGGCGGACCGGCGGCGAGCGGCCGGCCGAGGGCGCCGCGCAGGCCCCGGCCGGCGTCCGGAGCGAGGGCACCATGGCGATCCGTGCGGTCGGTCCCGGCGCGCCCGTCGCCGACGGCACGATGGCGATCCGCCTCGACCGGCCGGGCCAGGACCCGTCGGCCCCGCCCGCCGCCTCGCCCGCCCCGCAGCCCCCCGTTCAGCAGACACCGGCCCAGCAGTCGCCGGCCGCCCAGGCGCAGCCGTCGGCGTCCGGCTACGGCTATCCCCAGCAGGGCGCCCCGTCGTTGCCCGGCCAGGGCGGTTACGGCTACCCGCAGCCCAGCCCGTCGGCGCCCCAGCAGGCCGGTCCCGCCGCACCGCAGCAGGGCGGGTACGGCTATCCGCAGCCGGGCCCCGCGGCCCCCCAGCAGAGCGGCTACGGCTACCCGCAGCCGGGCCCGTCGGCGCCCCAGCAGTCCGGCCCGCAGGCCGCGCAGCAGGGCGGCGCCCCCGAGGGCGTCATCCCCTGGAAGCCGCCGGCCGACAACCCCTTCCTCCAGGCCGCACAGGCCCAGGGGCGGCCCGCCTCCCTCGGCCGCCGGGTCGCCGCCCGGCTGATCGACACGCTCGTGCTGTGCGCGCTGCTCGCGGGGGTCGCCGTACCGCTGTGGAGCGCGGCGGCCGACCACATCGACGCCAAGGTCGAGGCGGCGAAGCAGTCCGGCGTGCAGACCACGGTCTACCTCCTCGACGGCACGACCGGCGGCTATCTGGCCATCGTGGTCGCGGTGCTGCTGGTCGTCGGCCTGCTCGTCGAGGCGTTGCCCACCGCCAAGTGGGGGCACACGCTCGGCAAGAAGCTCTGCGGCGTGCGGGTGCTGGACATCGAGGGCCACGACATCCCGGAAACGGGCGCCGCGGTCAAGCGCTGGCTCGTGTACGGCGTATTGGGCGTGCTGGCCGTCGGCGTGGTGAACGCCCTGTGGTGCCTGTTCGACCGCCCCTGGCGGCAGTGCTGGCACGACAAGGCGGCCCGGACGTTCGTGGCCGAGGGCTGA
- a CDS encoding SsgA family sporulation/cell division regulator → MHTVVERELELGLVLSPERSVAVPARLTYRTDDPYAVHVAFHIGSDSPVNWTFARELLVEGVFRPCGHGDVRVWPTKVEGRSLVCMALSSPDGDALLEAPATAVSAWLERTLRVVPPGTEEEHLGIDKGLSELLAPAARDDLWLRDPWPSDESPEGGA, encoded by the coding sequence ATGCACACCGTGGTGGAACGAGAGCTGGAACTGGGTCTGGTGCTGTCGCCCGAGCGCAGCGTCGCGGTGCCCGCCCGGCTCACCTACCGGACCGACGACCCCTACGCCGTACACGTCGCCTTCCACATCGGCTCCGACTCCCCCGTCAACTGGACGTTCGCCCGCGAGTTGCTGGTGGAGGGGGTGTTCCGGCCGTGCGGCCACGGTGACGTGCGGGTGTGGCCGACCAAGGTCGAGGGCCGCAGCCTGGTCTGCATGGCGCTGAGTTCGCCGGACGGCGACGCGCTGCTGGAGGCCCCGGCCACCGCGGTGTCGGCGTGGCTGGAGCGCACGCTGCGGGTGGTGCCGCCGGGCACCGAGGAGGAGCACCTCGGGATCGACAAAGGCCTGAGCGAACTGCTGGCGCCGGCCGCGCGCGACGACCTGTGGCTGCGCGACCCGTGGCCGTCGGACGAGTCGCCCGAGGGCGGCGCGTAG
- a CDS encoding tetratricopeptide repeat protein has translation MTETYYTHGTPAERWDRAGLFFDAKDYTTAAHILEGLVDEVPELVAPRLLLARAYYHSAQLWRAETELRAVLERDPVESYAQLMLGRTLQRQGRPDEAARHLRIAGAMTGDPDLL, from the coding sequence ATGACCGAGACGTACTACACGCACGGGACCCCCGCCGAGCGCTGGGACCGTGCGGGGCTCTTCTTCGACGCCAAGGACTACACGACCGCGGCGCACATCCTCGAAGGCCTCGTCGACGAGGTCCCCGAGCTGGTCGCGCCGCGGCTGCTGCTGGCCCGCGCCTACTACCACTCCGCGCAGCTGTGGCGTGCGGAGACGGAGCTGCGCGCGGTCCTGGAGCGGGACCCGGTCGAGAGCTACGCCCAGCTGATGCTGGGCCGCACCCTCCAGCGGCAGGGCCGTCCCGACGAGGCGGCCCGCCACCTCCGGATCGCCGGTGCCATGACCGGCGACCCGGACCTCCTCTGA